The Methanomethylovorans hollandica DSM 15978 genome includes a region encoding these proteins:
- a CDS encoding VOC family protein, with translation MPTIVHLDIPADDPERASKFYSRLFDWNIELNPEFEYYMVHTQGLDGTDGPGGGIGKRQGDQKITAYIGVPSVDEYITKVESLGGKTVAPKIAVPGMGYLAVCLDTENNTFGLWEDNADAK, from the coding sequence ATGCCAACAATAGTGCATCTGGATATTCCGGCAGATGATCCGGAAAGAGCTAGTAAGTTCTATTCAAGACTTTTTGACTGGAACATTGAACTGAATCCTGAATTCGAATATTATATGGTGCATACACAAGGCCTTGATGGTACTGATGGTCCGGGGGGAGGCATAGGAAAGCGACAGGGTGATCAGAAAATTACAGCATATATAGGGGTTCCTTCGGTAGATGAATATATCACAAAAGTGGAGTCATTGGGAGGAAAGACCGTTGCTCCCAAGATCGCTGTGCCAGGAATGGGGTACCTTGCAGTATGCCTGGATACGGAGAATAATACTTTTGGACTATGGGAAGACAATGCAGATGCCAAATGA
- a CDS encoding S16 family serine protease produces the protein MTYATKHKVCIFLLIISLTANLYLLALQQPVQDEQVRILQDSINSLEAENEILNAQISQDNVSLQSYASQIDYYRQRLNEIEYSMGLSSDGYEGTASLQAPAVYQSIEEYIDGPFIRQTVIEKGSMMDISVEIDPGKGRVLVETKPLMGVVFQDAANTAVFLAQNITNSNLMASDTIFSITAADEVPSVDGPSAGALMTLLMISALKNEQLNDSVTMTGTIDQYGNVGAVGGIVEKAEAAKDNGKELFLLPRENRRLVQYSYVEKNIGGFSIIERRPEIIDAKTHIEETIGIRVEYVDSIHDIIRYAVEIN, from the coding sequence ATGACTTATGCCACGAAACATAAGGTATGTATCTTTCTGCTGATCATTTCGCTCACTGCAAATCTCTACTTGTTGGCATTACAACAACCCGTACAGGATGAGCAGGTACGAATATTACAGGACAGTATCAATTCCCTTGAAGCAGAGAACGAGATTCTTAATGCGCAAATAAGCCAGGACAATGTTTCTCTTCAGTCGTATGCCTCTCAGATAGACTATTATAGGCAGCGATTGAACGAAATAGAATACAGTATGGGTCTTTCATCTGATGGGTATGAAGGAACTGCCAGCCTGCAGGCTCCTGCTGTGTACCAGAGCATTGAAGAATATATTGATGGACCTTTCATCAGACAGACAGTAATCGAAAAAGGATCAATGATGGACATATCCGTTGAGATAGATCCGGGAAAAGGCAGGGTACTGGTGGAAACTAAACCGCTTATGGGCGTGGTGTTCCAGGATGCAGCCAATACTGCTGTTTTCCTGGCACAGAACATCACAAATTCAAATCTGATGGCCAGCGATACGATATTCAGCATAACTGCTGCTGATGAAGTGCCTTCAGTGGACGGACCCAGTGCCGGTGCATTGATGACATTGCTCATGATCTCAGCCCTTAAAAATGAACAATTGAATGATAGTGTCACCATGACCGGTACCATCGATCAGTATGGTAATGTAGGTGCAGTTGGAGGCATAGTGGAAAAAGCAGAGGCTGCAAAAGATAATGGTAAGGAACTGTTCCTGTTACCACGAGAGAACAGGAGACTTGTACAATACAGCTATGTAGAAAAGAACATCGGTGGCTTTTCTATTATAGAAAGGAGGCCGGAGATCATCGATGCCAAAACACATATTGAGGAGACTATAGGGATCCGTGTGGAATATGTGGATTCTATCCATGACATAATAAGATATGCTGTAGAGATTAATTGA